One Candidatus Babeliales bacterium genomic window, ATGAAGATGAAGAAGAAGTCGAAGAAGAAGATGAAGGCGACGATTCTGCTGATTCTGATATAGAGTATGAAGAAGATGATGCGGATGATGTTGAGGAAGATGAGGAATTAGAGCTTTAGAATATGATTTACCCTTCGATACATTCTACTTCGCGTAAAGCTTCGTAGAACACTCAGGGCGAGCGGGAAAAAAATTAAACTCGATTTTTTGATTCCAGCGGCAATTTTATAGTTATTTCTTTCGCTAGAATTATTTCCTCTCCGCTCGCCCTGAGTGTTTTTGCCCGTTCACCCTGAGCTTGTCGAAGGGCAAAAAAGTATCGAAGGGTAAAATTAAATTTGTATACAATGGATAAGCACTTAATTTTACACCTTACATTAATAGAAGATATAGGCCCGGGAGCCATTCAAAGAATTATGCTCCTACTTCGCCAAGGCTTCGAAGGACATAAAAGATCTGGTGTTAACGGATCAGATCTTTACGCATTTGCCACTTCAGACTGGATGCATGTTTTTGGCTTTAGTGAAATTACTGCGCAAAAAATAGCGACAGGTCTTGCTGACAAAAAACTTCTCGAACGCGAACTTAGTTTAATTGAAGAATACAATATCAATTGGCTAACGATCACTGATGAATCCTATCCAAAGTTATTGCGTGAAATTTATTTGCCACCGGCAGTTTTATATTGGCAAGGCAGCTCTTCTTGGGACGTGTCCGCCGTAGCCTTGGCGAAGGCGGATAAAAGGGTTGCAATTGTTGGCGCTCGTAAAGCGAATGATTATGGTCAGCGAGCAGTGAATACAATAGTACCAGATCTTGTTGCTGCTGGGTACACCATTGTCAGTGGTGGTGCAGTGGGTATTGATGCCATGGCCCATAAAGCAACGCTACAATGTGGTGGAAAAACAATTGCTATTTTAGGTTCTGGGTTACTCAGACCGTATCCAAGTGCAAATAAAAAATTATTTACTGCAATTGTTGATAGTGGCGGAATAGTTGCAAGTTCGTTTCCATTAACTATGGAGGGGCTTCCAGGAAATTTCCCTGCGCGTAATCGCATTGTTACGGGGTTATCGCGCGGATGTTTG contains:
- a CDS encoding DNA-processing protein DprA, which encodes MLLLRQGFEGHKRSGVNGSDLYAFATSDWMHVFGFSEITAQKIATGLADKKLLERELSLIEEYNINWLTITDESYPKLLREIYLPPAVLYWQGSSSWDVSAVALAKADKRVAIVGARKANDYGQRAVNTIVPDLVAAGYTIVSGGAVGIDAMAHKATLQCGGKTIAILGSGLLRPYPSANKKLFTAIVDSGGIVASSFPLTMEGLPGNFPARNRIVTGLSRGCL